In one Achromobacter spanius genomic region, the following are encoded:
- a CDS encoding Lrp/AsnC family transcriptional regulator, whose product MDTLDQNLLGLLRANARLSIATLAKKLDVSRGTIDNRIRKLEERGIIVGYTVRLRPEAETDDIVAWISIAVEGHETRKIVNLLMGEPAVAGLHDTNGRWDLLAELRVPTIDQLSEVLDRLRTLKGISATETSIHLKTFKAI is encoded by the coding sequence ATGGACACGCTAGACCAGAATCTGCTTGGACTGCTGCGCGCGAATGCCCGCCTGTCAATCGCCACCCTGGCCAAGAAACTGGACGTATCGCGCGGCACCATCGACAACCGCATCCGCAAGCTGGAAGAGCGGGGCATCATCGTTGGTTATACCGTGCGCCTGCGCCCCGAAGCAGAAACCGATGACATCGTGGCGTGGATAAGCATCGCCGTGGAAGGCCACGAAACCCGCAAGATCGTGAACCTGCTGATGGGCGAACCCGCCGTGGCTGGCCTGCATGACACGAACGGGCGCTGGGATCTGCTGGCGGAACTGCGTGTGCCCACCATCGATCAATTGTCTGAAGTGCTGGACCGGCTGCGCACCCTGAAGGGCATCTCGGCCACCGAAACCAGCATTCACCTGAAGACCTTCAAAGCCATCTGA
- a CDS encoding ornithine cyclodeaminase — MTTLLTTSDVANIMALQGPRKVFTELLDYVLADFLRWQEFDKCARVASHSPTGVIELMPTADHELYSFKFVNGHPNNPHAGLSTVMAFGALAQVNTGEPLLISELTLTTALRTAVTSALAARALARPDSRSMALIGNGAQAEFQALAFHYVLGIDTLHVYDVDPDATRKLQSNLAAAAPALAVLVFDGAAQAVKGVDIVTTVTADKAYATILSADMVEPGMHINALGGDCPGKTELHADVLKQGPVFVEYEPQTRIEGDLQQMPADFPVTELWRVLTGQAAGRQSASQVTIFDSVGFALEDFSALRWLRDSAARLGVGTRIEVAPQLHDPKNLFDVVLAATRVTTGGAG, encoded by the coding sequence ATGACGACACTGCTCACAACATCGGACGTTGCCAACATCATGGCCTTGCAAGGCCCGCGCAAGGTGTTTACCGAACTGCTCGACTACGTACTGGCCGATTTTTTGCGATGGCAGGAATTCGACAAATGCGCGCGCGTCGCCAGTCACTCCCCCACCGGCGTCATCGAACTGATGCCCACCGCCGACCACGAGCTCTACAGCTTCAAGTTCGTCAACGGCCACCCCAATAATCCGCATGCCGGCCTGTCCACCGTGATGGCCTTTGGCGCGTTGGCCCAGGTCAACACCGGCGAGCCGCTGCTGATCAGCGAACTGACGCTGACCACCGCCTTGCGCACCGCCGTCACCTCCGCCCTGGCCGCAAGGGCGTTGGCGCGGCCCGATTCTCGGTCGATGGCCCTGATCGGCAACGGCGCGCAGGCCGAGTTCCAGGCGCTGGCTTTCCACTATGTGCTGGGCATCGACACGCTGCACGTGTACGACGTGGACCCGGACGCCACCCGCAAGCTGCAATCGAACCTGGCCGCCGCCGCGCCGGCCTTAGCGGTGCTGGTCTTCGACGGTGCCGCCCAGGCCGTCAAGGGCGTGGACATCGTCACCACCGTCACGGCCGACAAGGCCTACGCCACCATTCTGAGCGCCGACATGGTCGAGCCAGGCATGCACATCAATGCCTTGGGCGGAGACTGCCCGGGCAAGACCGAGCTGCATGCCGACGTGCTGAAGCAGGGCCCTGTTTTTGTTGAGTACGAACCGCAGACCCGCATTGAAGGCGACCTGCAGCAGATGCCCGCGGATTTTCCGGTAACGGAGTTGTGGCGCGTGCTGACGGGCCAGGCGGCCGGACGCCAAAGCGCGTCCCAGGTGACCATCTTCGATTCAGTCGGGTTTGCGCTGGAGGATTTCTCGGCCCTGCGTTGGTTGCGCGACAGCGCTGCCCGGCTGGGCGTGGGCACCCGCATTGAAGTGGCGCCGCAATTGCACGACCCCAAGAACCTGTTCGACGTGGTGCTTGCGGCAACCCGCGTCACGACAGGTGGCGCGGGTTGA
- a CDS encoding DUF1059 domain-containing protein — protein sequence MTRKYIDCREYPSDMNCSVALAADSDDELLEAAVQHATTVHKHADSPELRSQLKGMFHEGTPPTQAPTRA from the coding sequence ATGACCCGCAAATACATCGATTGCCGTGAGTACCCCAGTGACATGAACTGCTCGGTGGCCCTGGCCGCGGATAGCGACGACGAACTGCTGGAAGCCGCCGTGCAGCACGCCACCACCGTACACAAGCACGCCGACTCACCCGAGCTGCGGTCGCAGTTGAAAGGCATGTTCCATGAGGGCACGCCACCGACCCAGGCGCCCACACGGGCGTAG
- a CDS encoding putative bifunctional diguanylate cyclase/phosphodiesterase — translation MIIDNSDVMYRHLVQGVIDYAIYMLHPDGTVANWNAGAQRAKGYTQEEIVGKHFACFYSAADQASGLPQRGLATAREQGRFEAEGWRVRKDGTLFWANVVIDAIHDDQGELLGFAKVTRDITERREREQQLVRAKELAEHYNTELTSLSSFLEAVVSHIPSCVLVLDAVSRNILLANRQAEATFGATRADMLGKTAQQCLPAPVCEFFDRLTHDALRSDGALREAEEELQTARGLRTLRTRTRVFHSSDPRSRYALLISDDVTDENAAHAQVRYMAHHDTLTGMPNRRLFREQLLKALQNRVGDRRTAVLCLDLDNFKSVNDTLGHPCGDELLRLLAKRLPKALREQDTLARLGGDEFAVVLPNIGQQEDVRKLADRLIEAVRQPFEVDGHTVPVTVSIGIALAETTDCTADHLLRYADMALYEAKRNGRNRLAFFEPEMEAAALKRHEIEMDLRQAIMEQQFQLHYQPIMDVSHVRIVGREALMRWQHPVKGLIMPDDFIPIAEETGLIHELGAFALHEACAQAMRWDDHETVAVNLSATQFTNSALVSLVESALSNSGLPARRLELEITESVLLANSAANLTTLNRLKALGVKVALDDFGTGYSSLGYLRSFDFDKIKIDKSFTQDVESSKEALAIIRAINGIGRSLDIPTTAEGVETAAQLARLTQEGCSHFQGYLLGRPILHDTPTNDPV, via the coding sequence ATGATCATCGATAATTCCGACGTCATGTACCGGCACCTTGTGCAAGGTGTCATCGACTACGCCATCTACATGCTGCACCCGGACGGCACCGTCGCCAACTGGAACGCCGGGGCGCAACGCGCCAAGGGCTACACGCAGGAAGAAATCGTCGGCAAGCACTTCGCCTGCTTCTATAGCGCAGCAGACCAGGCGTCCGGCCTGCCGCAGCGCGGGCTGGCCACCGCCCGCGAACAAGGACGCTTCGAGGCGGAAGGATGGCGGGTGCGCAAGGACGGCACGTTGTTCTGGGCGAATGTCGTCATCGACGCCATCCACGACGATCAGGGCGAGCTGCTTGGCTTTGCCAAGGTCACGCGCGACATCACCGAACGGCGGGAACGCGAACAACAGCTTGTCCGCGCCAAGGAACTGGCCGAGCACTACAACACCGAGCTGACGTCGCTGTCGAGCTTTCTGGAAGCCGTGGTGTCGCACATTCCGTCATGCGTGCTGGTGCTGGATGCCGTGTCGCGCAATATCCTGCTGGCCAACCGCCAGGCCGAGGCGACGTTCGGCGCCACGCGCGCCGACATGTTGGGCAAGACCGCGCAGCAATGCCTGCCCGCGCCCGTCTGCGAATTTTTCGACCGCCTGACCCACGACGCCCTGCGTTCGGATGGCGCGCTGCGCGAAGCGGAAGAAGAATTGCAGACCGCGCGCGGCCTGCGCACCTTGCGCACGCGCACGCGGGTATTCCACAGCAGCGACCCGCGCTCGCGCTACGCGCTCTTGATCTCCGACGACGTCACCGACGAAAACGCGGCGCACGCGCAAGTGCGCTACATGGCGCACCACGACACCTTGACCGGCATGCCCAACCGCCGGCTGTTTCGCGAACAGCTGCTCAAGGCCCTGCAGAACCGCGTGGGCGACCGCCGCACCGCCGTACTCTGCCTGGACCTGGACAACTTCAAGAGCGTGAACGATACGCTGGGCCACCCTTGCGGCGACGAACTGCTGCGCCTGCTGGCCAAGCGCCTGCCCAAGGCGCTGCGCGAACAGGACACGCTGGCCCGCCTGGGTGGCGACGAGTTCGCCGTGGTGCTGCCCAACATCGGCCAACAGGAAGACGTGCGCAAGCTGGCCGACCGCTTGATCGAGGCGGTGCGCCAGCCTTTCGAGGTGGACGGCCATACCGTGCCCGTTACCGTCAGCATCGGCATCGCCCTGGCGGAAACGACGGACTGCACGGCCGACCACCTGCTGCGCTACGCCGACATGGCACTGTACGAAGCCAAGCGCAACGGCCGCAACCGCCTGGCGTTTTTCGAACCCGAGATGGAAGCCGCCGCCCTTAAGCGCCATGAAATCGAGATGGACCTGCGCCAGGCCATCATGGAGCAGCAGTTTCAATTGCATTACCAGCCCATCATGGATGTCAGCCACGTCCGCATCGTGGGTCGCGAGGCGCTGATGCGCTGGCAGCATCCGGTGAAGGGTCTGATCATGCCCGACGACTTCATTCCCATCGCCGAAGAAACCGGGCTGATCCACGAGCTGGGCGCCTTTGCCCTGCACGAAGCTTGCGCGCAAGCCATGCGCTGGGACGACCACGAAACCGTGGCGGTCAACCTGTCGGCCACCCAGTTCACCAACAGCGCGCTGGTGTCGCTGGTGGAATCGGCCCTGTCGAACTCTGGCCTGCCCGCACGGCGGCTGGAATTGGAAATTACCGAATCGGTGCTGCTGGCGAATTCCGCCGCCAATCTGACCACGCTGAACCGCCTGAAAGCGCTGGGCGTGAAGGTGGCGCTGGACGACTTCGGCACGGGCTATTCATCGCTGGGCTATCTGCGGTCGTTCGACTTCGACAAGATCAAGATCGACAAGTCGTTCACGCAGGACGTTGAATCCAGCAAGGAAGCGCTGGCCATTATCCGCGCCATCAACGGCATCGGCCGCAGCCTGGACATTCCCACCACCGCCGAAGGCGTGGAGACCGCGGCACAACTGGCGCGCTTGACCCAAGAGGGCTGCTCGCATTTCCAGGGCTATCTGCTGGGCCGGCCGATCTTGCACGACACGCCAACGAACGACCCGGTCTAA
- a CDS encoding YcjF family protein: protein MPPLRPDSPALQDAIADAISTATRGAGRVNILIAGKTGVGKSTLINAVFRGELAKTGAGKPVTQTTQEYTRAGHPLTIIDTRGLEVGDYARSRQQLADLIQERSASDDQDKHLHVAWLCIQDSSHRVEDAEIELADMLANAGIPVVVVLTKARKNSPFVDQARALLPRAKQVVAVRALPEWIEELDAELPPMGLDKLIEVTAEHIPEAQQRAYANALSTRNKKALEVKKKRAEIEVNVAAGLAASAAAAPIPFSDAFALVPIQVGMIAKIGITFGMELDTTAITTLVTSTLGASAATLIGRSVVSGMLKFIPGAGSAVGGTIAATTAGAITKLLGNAYVAVLYDFCQKNPGKDIDIGMIAQALKQRVKL from the coding sequence ATGCCGCCTCTCCGCCCCGACTCCCCCGCCTTGCAGGACGCCATCGCCGACGCCATCAGCACGGCCACGCGCGGCGCGGGCCGCGTGAACATCCTGATCGCGGGCAAGACCGGGGTGGGCAAAAGCACATTGATCAACGCGGTGTTCCGGGGCGAACTGGCCAAGACCGGCGCGGGCAAGCCCGTCACCCAGACCACCCAGGAATACACCAGGGCCGGCCACCCGCTGACCATCATCGACACACGCGGACTGGAAGTGGGCGACTACGCGCGCTCGCGCCAGCAGTTGGCGGATCTGATCCAGGAACGCTCGGCGTCCGACGACCAGGACAAGCACCTGCACGTGGCCTGGCTGTGCATCCAGGACAGCAGCCATCGCGTGGAAGACGCCGAGATCGAGCTTGCCGACATGCTGGCCAACGCCGGCATTCCCGTGGTGGTGGTGCTGACCAAGGCGCGCAAGAACAGCCCCTTCGTGGACCAGGCGCGCGCCCTGCTGCCGCGCGCCAAGCAGGTGGTGGCGGTGCGGGCGCTGCCGGAATGGATCGAGGAACTGGACGCGGAACTGCCGCCGATGGGCCTGGACAAGCTGATCGAAGTCACGGCTGAACACATTCCCGAGGCGCAGCAGCGCGCCTACGCCAACGCGCTGTCCACCCGCAACAAGAAGGCCCTGGAAGTAAAAAAAAAGCGGGCTGAGATAGAGGTCAACGTGGCCGCCGGCCTGGCGGCTTCCGCCGCCGCCGCGCCCATTCCGTTTTCCGACGCCTTCGCGCTGGTGCCGATCCAGGTCGGCATGATCGCCAAGATCGGCATCACCTTCGGCATGGAGCTGGACACCACCGCCATCACCACGCTGGTGACCTCCACGCTGGGCGCCTCGGCGGCCACGCTGATCGGCCGGTCGGTGGTGTCGGGCATGCTGAAGTTCATTCCCGGCGCGGGCAGCGCCGTGGGCGGCACCATTGCCGCCACCACCGCCGGCGCCATCACCAAGCTGCTGGGCAATGCCTACGTGGCGGTGCTGTACGACTTTTGCCAGAAGAACCCGGGCAAAGACATCGACATCGGCATGATCGCGCAAGCGCTCAAACAGCGGGTCAAGCTCTAA
- a CDS encoding sodium:solute symporter: protein MILDIAVIAIYLAGMLLLGWYGMRRAKTHEDYLVAGRNLGPGLYMGTMAATVLGGASTVGTVRLGYTYGLSGFWLCGTLGLGIIVLNRVLAKPLLKLRIFTVTQILERRFSAGAKHVSALVMMAYALMLAATSVIAIGTVMEVLFDLPFWVAVVVGGGVVAVYSALGGMWSLTLTDIVQFVIKTVGLMFVLLPICLMRVGGWDELVARLPAASFDLTTIGWSTIITYFVIYFLGILIGQEIWQRVFTARDERVARVAGTAAGLYCIVYGLVGALIGMTAQVLLPGLENANNAFAAIVQSQLPDGIRGLVIAAALAAMMSTASATMLATATVLAEDLLPALRGGRPFKDLRAHRVITLLAALSAVGIALVVDDVLSALTCAYNLLVGGMLVPLLGAIYWRRATTAGAIASMLLGCAAAIVFMVKDGLAANSPIYAALAASALSFVLISLMGRASEPSRHPVVSPADAD from the coding sequence ATGATTTTGGACATCGCCGTGATCGCGATTTACCTGGCGGGCATGCTGCTGCTGGGCTGGTATGGCATGCGGCGCGCGAAGACGCATGAAGATTATCTGGTGGCGGGCCGCAATCTGGGGCCGGGCCTGTACATGGGCACCATGGCGGCCACGGTGCTGGGCGGCGCCAGCACGGTGGGCACGGTGCGGCTGGGGTACACGTACGGCCTGTCGGGGTTCTGGCTATGCGGGACGCTGGGCCTGGGCATCATCGTGCTGAACCGGGTGCTGGCCAAGCCCTTGCTGAAGCTGCGCATCTTTACCGTGACGCAGATCCTTGAACGCCGGTTCAGCGCCGGCGCCAAGCACGTCAGCGCCCTGGTGATGATGGCCTATGCGCTGATGCTGGCGGCGACCTCCGTCATCGCCATCGGCACGGTGATGGAAGTGCTGTTCGACCTGCCGTTCTGGGTGGCGGTGGTGGTGGGCGGCGGGGTCGTCGCGGTGTATTCCGCGTTGGGCGGCATGTGGTCGCTGACGCTGACCGACATCGTTCAGTTCGTCATCAAGACGGTTGGGCTGATGTTCGTGTTGCTGCCCATCTGCCTGATGCGGGTCGGGGGCTGGGACGAGTTGGTCGCCCGCCTGCCCGCCGCCAGCTTCGACCTGACCACCATCGGCTGGAGCACCATCATCACGTACTTCGTCATTTACTTCCTGGGCATCCTGATCGGCCAGGAAATATGGCAGCGTGTGTTCACCGCCCGCGACGAACGCGTGGCCCGCGTGGCGGGCACCGCCGCCGGCCTGTACTGCATTGTCTACGGCCTGGTTGGCGCCTTGATCGGCATGACGGCCCAGGTGCTGCTTCCCGGTCTGGAGAACGCCAACAACGCCTTCGCGGCCATCGTGCAATCGCAGTTGCCGGACGGCATACGCGGGCTGGTCATCGCCGCGGCGTTGGCGGCCATGATGTCTACCGCCAGCGCCACGATGCTGGCCACGGCCACCGTGCTGGCGGAAGACCTGCTGCCGGCCTTGCGCGGGGGGCGGCCCTTCAAGGACCTGCGCGCGCATCGCGTGATCACGTTGTTGGCGGCACTGTCGGCGGTGGGTATCGCGCTGGTGGTCGACGACGTCCTCAGCGCGCTGACCTGCGCCTACAACCTGCTGGTGGGCGGCATGCTGGTGCCCTTGTTGGGCGCCATCTACTGGCGCCGCGCGACCACCGCCGGAGCCATTGCCAGCATGTTGCTGGGCTGCGCCGCGGCCATCGTCTTCATGGTCAAGGACGGCCTGGCGGCCAACTCGCCGATCTATGCGGCATTGGCCGCCAGCGCGCTCAGCTTCGTGCTGATCAGCCTGATGGGCCGCGCCAGCGAACCCTCTCGGCACCCCGTGGTGTCGCCGGCAGATGCCGACTGA
- the speB gene encoding agmatinase has translation MSFTPERLAALRARFGGDNEAAIHDAHFRAVAANIIDNSGTRSAPYAGMPTLLDAPARYIDWQSPDFGALQVALAGVPMDLGASNRSGCRFGPRALRAIERVGPYNHVLRCTPTRDLRVADIGDVPMRSRFSLEQSHEDIERAYAQILAAGVIPVSVGGDHSVTLPILRALGRRQPVSLIHFDAHCDTGGPFDGSRFHHGGPFRQAVLDGVLDPTRTIQIGIRGSAEYLWEFSYESGMTVIHAEDIGRMGVPAVIARALDVVGDTPVYVSFDIDCLDPAFAPGTGTPEVGGVTVREAQEILRGLAGIDIIGGDVVEVAPAYDATANTAHAGAQMLFEILSLISVRHAG, from the coding sequence ATGAGCTTTACCCCGGAACGCCTTGCGGCGCTGCGCGCCCGCTTCGGCGGCGACAACGAAGCCGCCATCCACGACGCCCACTTTCGGGCGGTAGCCGCAAACATCATCGACAACAGCGGCACGCGCAGCGCGCCCTATGCGGGCATGCCCACCTTGCTGGACGCGCCTGCCCGATACATCGACTGGCAGTCGCCTGATTTCGGCGCCCTGCAAGTGGCGCTGGCCGGTGTGCCGATGGACCTGGGCGCCAGCAACCGCAGCGGTTGCCGCTTCGGGCCGCGCGCATTGCGCGCCATTGAACGGGTGGGCCCGTATAACCACGTGTTGCGCTGTACCCCCACGCGCGACCTGCGCGTAGCCGATATTGGCGACGTGCCCATGCGCAGCCGCTTCAGCCTGGAGCAGTCGCACGAAGACATCGAACGCGCCTATGCCCAGATTCTTGCGGCGGGCGTCATCCCCGTGTCGGTGGGCGGCGACCACTCCGTCACGCTGCCGATCCTGCGAGCCCTTGGCCGGCGTCAGCCGGTATCGCTGATTCACTTTGACGCGCATTGCGATACGGGCGGGCCATTTGATGGCAGCCGCTTCCACCATGGCGGCCCGTTTCGCCAGGCGGTGCTGGACGGCGTGCTGGACCCTACCCGCACCATACAGATCGGCATTCGAGGGTCGGCGGAATACCTGTGGGAATTTTCGTATGAATCCGGCATGACGGTGATCCACGCGGAAGACATCGGGCGGATGGGCGTGCCCGCGGTCATTGCCCGGGCGCTGGACGTCGTGGGCGACACGCCCGTGTACGTCTCGTTCGATATCGATTGCCTGGATCCTGCCTTCGCGCCCGGCACGGGCACACCAGAGGTCGGGGGCGTGACGGTGCGCGAAGCGCAGGAAATATTGCGCGGCCTGGCAGGCATCGACATCATCGGTGGCGACGTGGTCGAAGTGGCGCCCGCCTATGACGCCACGGCCAACACCGCGCATGCGGGGGCGCAGATGCTTTTCGAGATTCTCAGCTTGATCAGTGTCCGGCATGCGGGCTGA
- a CDS encoding glycosyltransferase, translating into MKILYTNFHQGDGGGHTTYVMSLARMLRQRAQITVAAPRGSRLLAEADALPGVHSIDLEFKGRPFQQLGALHRLRTLLRKERFDVIHVNGSADHRLCMLAAVGMGAKRPFIVYTQHNDRSGKSLGVRVRAKWGTNRVICVCGHTFGRMKESVFRDEDLRVVHNGVDTQKYQPATPEQAAQARAALLPEGMRRRFVIGSNAGTASYKNWLDMVTAVSLLPEHQRDQVVILIAGKEPDAAQRQRVADLAMTHQVVFTGLLDDVRPVLAALDVGFVLSSRLETISFACREMMAAGKPVIVSKMGGLTENVTDGRNGWVVTPGSVSNVMATVSTILNDRGVVLKMGEEARNTALREFSLAQFVGQTELVYLEGRTPARHFGLTS; encoded by the coding sequence ATGAAAATTCTCTACACCAACTTCCACCAGGGCGATGGCGGCGGGCACACGACCTACGTCATGTCCCTGGCGCGCATGCTGCGCCAACGCGCCCAGATCACGGTTGCCGCGCCACGCGGCAGCCGCCTGCTGGCCGAAGCGGATGCCTTGCCCGGCGTGCATTCGATTGACCTGGAGTTCAAAGGCCGACCGTTTCAGCAATTAGGCGCCTTGCATCGCCTGCGCACGCTGCTGCGCAAGGAGCGGTTTGACGTCATCCACGTGAACGGCTCCGCCGACCACCGCCTGTGCATGTTGGCCGCTGTGGGCATGGGGGCCAAGCGCCCGTTCATCGTCTACACGCAGCACAACGACCGCAGCGGCAAGAGCCTGGGCGTACGCGTGCGGGCCAAGTGGGGCACCAACCGCGTCATCTGCGTCTGCGGCCATACGTTCGGGCGCATGAAGGAATCGGTTTTCCGCGACGAAGACCTGCGCGTGGTGCATAACGGCGTGGACACCCAGAAGTACCAGCCGGCTACCCCGGAACAAGCGGCGCAGGCGCGCGCCGCGCTGCTGCCCGAAGGCATGCGGCGCCGCTTTGTGATCGGCAGCAACGCGGGCACCGCGTCCTATAAGAATTGGCTGGACATGGTGACGGCCGTGTCGCTCTTGCCCGAGCATCAGCGTGATCAGGTCGTGATCCTGATCGCCGGCAAGGAACCCGATGCCGCGCAGCGTCAGCGTGTGGCTGATCTGGCCATGACGCATCAGGTGGTGTTCACCGGGCTGCTCGACGATGTCCGCCCGGTCCTGGCCGCGCTGGATGTGGGTTTTGTCTTGTCGTCCCGGCTGGAGACGATTTCATTTGCCTGCCGCGAAATGATGGCGGCCGGCAAGCCGGTCATCGTCAGCAAGATGGGTGGGCTGACCGAGAACGTCACCGACGGTCGCAACGGCTGGGTGGTGACGCCGGGTTCGGTGAGCAATGTGATGGCGACGGTGTCCACCATCCTGAACGACCGCGGCGTGGTGTTGAAGATGGGCGAGGAGGCCCGCAACACCGCGCTGCGAGAGTTCTCACTGGCGCAGTTTGTCGGGCAGACCGAACTGGTGTACCTGGAGGGCAGGACGCCCGCCCGTCACTTCGGCCTGACGTCCTGA